From one Bacteroidales bacterium genomic stretch:
- a CDS encoding secondary thiamine-phosphate synthase enzyme YjbQ has translation MQENIKIKTNKQNGLFDITSEVEAIVKKSNVQQGIASVYVHGATAGIMIQESWDQSVQNDVVNLLRKLIPSGVWEHDAQDNNGDAHLKSGLVGPGETIPIIEGKLGLSTWQNIFVCEFDGPRSVRNIVVTITEA, from the coding sequence ATGCAAGAAAACATAAAGATCAAAACAAACAAACAAAACGGGCTTTTTGATATCACCTCGGAAGTGGAGGCCATCGTCAAAAAGAGCAACGTACAGCAAGGCATTGCTTCAGTTTATGTACATGGCGCTACCGCCGGCATCATGATTCAGGAAAGCTGGGACCAGTCGGTACAGAATGATGTAGTCAATCTGCTCAGGAAGCTGATACCTTCAGGAGTATGGGAACATGATGCGCAGGATAACAATGGAGATGCCCATCTGAAATCAGGACTGGTGGGTCCCGGAGAAACGATCCCAATCATTGAAGGTAAACTGGGGCTTAGTACATGGCAAAATATATTTGTATGTGAATTTGATGGCCCCCGGAGTGTCAGGAATATTGTAGTTACCATCACGGAAGCCTGA
- the leuS gene encoding leucine--tRNA ligase, whose translation MEYSFYEIEKKWQKYWEENMIYKVDVDHSKPKYYVLDMFPYPSGAGLHVGHPLGYIASDIFARYKRMEGYNVLHPMGYDAFGLPAEQYAIQTGQHPAKTTEQNIKRYKDQLTKIGFSYDWDREIRTCDPKYYKWTQWAFLEMFEHWYNKKTNKAESIEKLKDIFSREGNGNVEASCNETKPFTAEEWNSMSEKEQQQILLNYRIAYLADSLVNWCPDLGTVLANDEVKDGVSVRGGYPVIQKKMKQWSLRVTAYADRLLDGLEKVDWTESLKEIQRNWIGRSEGADIWFDVEHSDTRINVFTTRPDTLFGVTFMVLAPESELVEELTLDQYKNKVNEYVEQATSRPERDRVTDTQSVSGEFTGSYALHPFTGERLPIWVSDYVLIGYGTGAIMAVPAHDQRDHDFATHFDLPIVPVIKGGDPQEKAYDSLEGEVINSRFINGMKAKDAIPKIIEEMEKHGIGRKKVNYRLRDAIFSRQRYWGEPFPIYYKDEMPYPLDKSKLPLELPEVDAYKPTKDGKPPLARAKNWETEEGYPLELSTMPGFAGSSAYFLRFMDPHNDEALVSREANDYWRDVDLYVGGTEHATGHLIYSRFWNKFLYDIGWICEDEPFKKLINQGMIQGRSNFVYRIKGTNTFVSFNLKDQYDVTPLHVDVNIVDNDVLDIEAFRQWNPEFKDAEFILEDGKYICGVAIEKMSKSLYNVVNPDDIIENYGADTLRMYEMFLGPIDMSKPWDTNGIDGVYKFLRRLWRMFHDDQGNFNLSDEEPTKDELKTLHKTIKKVREDVDNFSFNTAISAMMICLNELPANLNKRKILFPVLRLLAPFAPHMTEELWQRDGREGSVVDAGIPEYNEEYLKESTITYPVSFNGKMRFKLDLPVDIDQEQVEEIILNHEKAQKWLNGKKPQKIIFVPNKIINVVV comes from the coding sequence ATGGAATATAGCTTTTATGAAATAGAAAAGAAATGGCAAAAATACTGGGAAGAGAACATGATTTACAAGGTTGATGTAGATCATAGTAAGCCAAAATATTATGTGTTGGATATGTTTCCTTATCCTTCGGGTGCCGGATTACATGTTGGCCATCCCCTGGGATATATTGCATCGGATATTTTTGCCCGGTATAAAAGAATGGAAGGTTATAATGTATTGCATCCCATGGGATACGATGCTTTTGGGCTGCCTGCCGAACAATATGCCATTCAAACGGGTCAGCATCCTGCCAAAACCACCGAGCAAAACATCAAACGCTATAAGGACCAGCTTACAAAGATAGGATTTTCTTATGACTGGGATCGAGAGATCCGAACTTGTGATCCCAAATATTATAAATGGACCCAATGGGCTTTTCTGGAGATGTTCGAACATTGGTACAATAAGAAAACCAACAAAGCCGAATCCATTGAAAAGCTTAAAGATATATTTAGCCGCGAGGGAAATGGGAATGTAGAGGCGAGCTGTAACGAAACGAAACCTTTTACGGCAGAAGAATGGAACAGCATGTCGGAAAAGGAACAACAACAGATATTGCTCAATTACCGGATTGCATACCTGGCAGATTCATTGGTAAACTGGTGTCCGGATTTGGGAACCGTGCTTGCCAATGATGAAGTCAAGGATGGTGTATCGGTAAGGGGTGGATATCCGGTGATTCAGAAGAAAATGAAACAGTGGTCGCTTCGTGTTACGGCTTATGCCGATCGTTTACTCGATGGTCTTGAGAAGGTGGACTGGACTGAGTCGCTGAAAGAAATTCAGAGAAACTGGATTGGAAGATCGGAAGGAGCTGATATTTGGTTCGATGTAGAGCATTCCGATACCAGGATCAATGTGTTCACCACCAGGCCCGATACATTGTTCGGAGTAACATTTATGGTACTTGCACCTGAGAGCGAACTGGTGGAGGAACTAACGCTGGATCAGTACAAAAATAAAGTCAATGAATATGTGGAGCAGGCAACTTCACGTCCCGAAAGAGATCGGGTTACCGATACACAGTCTGTTAGCGGTGAATTTACAGGCAGTTATGCCTTGCATCCTTTTACCGGTGAGCGGTTGCCTATCTGGGTAAGCGATTATGTATTGATCGGTTACGGTACCGGGGCCATTATGGCAGTTCCAGCCCATGACCAACGTGACCATGATTTTGCCACACATTTTGACCTCCCTATAGTACCTGTAATTAAGGGGGGTGATCCTCAGGAAAAAGCATATGATTCCCTGGAAGGTGAGGTGATCAATTCCAGATTCATCAATGGTATGAAAGCAAAAGATGCCATCCCCAAGATTATAGAAGAAATGGAAAAACACGGCATCGGAAGGAAAAAAGTTAACTACAGGTTACGGGATGCAATATTCAGCCGGCAAAGATATTGGGGTGAACCATTCCCTATATATTACAAAGATGAAATGCCCTATCCCTTAGACAAAAGTAAGCTTCCGCTGGAACTCCCCGAGGTAGACGCCTATAAACCGACAAAGGATGGCAAACCACCCCTGGCCCGAGCTAAGAATTGGGAAACCGAGGAGGGCTATCCGCTTGAATTAAGTACCATGCCTGGCTTTGCCGGATCGTCGGCATATTTCCTTCGCTTTATGGACCCTCATAATGATGAGGCCTTGGTATCCAGAGAAGCCAATGATTACTGGAGAGATGTTGATCTTTATGTGGGAGGAACGGAGCATGCTACCGGCCATCTGATTTATTCGCGTTTCTGGAACAAGTTTCTCTATGATATCGGATGGATATGTGAAGATGAGCCTTTTAAAAAACTGATCAACCAAGGGATGATCCAGGGTCGTTCAAACTTTGTTTACCGGATTAAAGGAACCAATACGTTTGTTTCCTTTAACCTTAAAGATCAGTATGATGTAACTCCGCTTCATGTAGATGTGAATATTGTAGATAATGATGTACTGGATATTGAGGCTTTTCGGCAGTGGAATCCGGAGTTTAAGGATGCAGAATTCATTCTGGAAGATGGAAAATATATTTGCGGAGTAGCTATTGAAAAAATGTCTAAATCGCTTTATAATGTGGTAAATCCGGATGATATCATTGAAAACTATGGAGCGGATACATTGCGGATGTATGAGATGTTCCTCGGTCCTATTGACATGTCAAAACCTTGGGATACCAATGGTATTGACGGGGTATACAAGTTCCTGAGAAGATTATGGAGAATGTTTCATGATGATCAGGGCAATTTTAACTTAAGCGATGAAGAGCCCACAAAAGATGAACTTAAAACACTTCATAAAACCATAAAAAAGGTAAGGGAGGATGTGGATAATTTTTCCTTTAATACGGCCATAAGTGCTATGATGATTTGTTTAAACGAATTGCCTGCCAACTTAAATAAGCGAAAGATATTGTTCCCTGTTTTACGGCTATTGGCTCCTTTTGCTCCCCATATGACCGAAGAATTATGGCAACGGGATGGCCGGGAAGGTAGTGTTGTGGATGCCGGCATACCTGAGTATAATGAAGAATATTTGAAAGAGTCCACAATTACTTATCCCGTTTCATTTAACGGTAAAATGCGTTTTAAACTCGATTTACCAGTGGATATCGATCAGGAGCAGGTAGAGGAGATTATATTGAATCATGAAAAAGCACAAAAGTGGCTCAATGGCAAGAAACCCCAAAAGATCATATTCGTGCCCAACAAGATCATTAACGTGGTGGTATAA